In the Clostridium sporogenes genome, one interval contains:
- a CDS encoding cation-translocating P-type ATPase, translated as MTKIDKINKNMIKGLSKAEILCRIKDGKVNRLPKAPSRTLGQIIRANLFTSYNALNAILAIIVFIAGSPKNAVFAGVIITNTIIGMFQEIRAKSILERLSVINEKSVDVIREGKIDNINIEEIVLDDIIVLKSGDQILVDCELLSNNEIEVDESLITGESDSILKKENDRLLSGSFVSSGNAYAKVINVGKNTYAAKLAEEAKQFKLINSELQTSINKIFKIIMWLAIPIGLLLTFTQLFYVKKSLQDALLGSVSGIVGMVPEGLVLLTSATFVVAVKRLSKWDTLIQELPATEVLARVDVLCLDKTGTITKGDLKVTEVQCLNNEDIKYIDKIIAAMVYSFKNGNATEKALLEKYKNNPNLKIKNKIPFSSRRKWSAVEFEEEGVFILGAPEMILKDKYKNIENKIGKAAQEGKRVLLLASYEGKNFNEDFNGNVKETALIFIEDIIRENAEEIISYFNKEKVDLKIISGDNPITVSSIAKKVGISNAENYIDARELPENEEELRKVVDKISVFGRVSPHQKKSIVKALKSNGHTVAMTGDGVNDVLALKESDCGIAMASGSEATKAVAQLVLLNSDFSAIPQVVLEGRKLINNLEKVSELFLSKTAYFIILSIIFALLVKPFPIIPIQLTLVGSLSIGIPSFFLAISPNEDVIKKDFLKRVLGVSIPNGVLIGISTALIFLLGYHTGLSLNQCRTLSLVTFGSLSLFILLKVSNPLNFYRISIVISMTILFVLAFLIPFTRRIFVIEYFGLEYIVPIIFIYSIAMVLMSIIPKLNKMIFKKINLKKNINKL; from the coding sequence ATGACAAAAATAGATAAAATAAATAAGAATATGATAAAAGGTCTTAGCAAAGCTGAAATTTTGTGTAGAATAAAGGATGGAAAAGTTAATAGATTACCTAAAGCGCCTTCACGAACCTTGGGACAAATAATTAGAGCAAATTTATTTACTAGTTATAATGCTTTGAATGCTATTTTAGCTATAATTGTTTTTATAGCTGGTTCTCCTAAAAATGCTGTTTTTGCAGGAGTTATAATTACTAATACTATAATAGGAATGTTTCAAGAAATTAGAGCTAAGAGCATATTAGAAAGATTATCTGTTATAAATGAAAAATCTGTAGATGTTATAAGAGAAGGAAAAATTGATAATATAAATATAGAAGAAATTGTATTAGATGATATTATAGTTTTAAAATCAGGGGATCAAATATTAGTGGATTGTGAACTTCTTTCAAATAATGAAATAGAAGTAGATGAATCTTTAATTACAGGAGAATCAGATTCTATTTTAAAGAAGGAAAATGATAGACTTTTATCTGGAAGTTTTGTATCATCAGGTAATGCTTATGCAAAAGTAATTAATGTTGGAAAAAACACCTATGCAGCAAAATTGGCAGAAGAAGCTAAACAGTTTAAACTTATAAATTCAGAATTACAAACATCTATAAATAAAATATTTAAAATAATAATGTGGCTTGCTATTCCAATAGGATTATTACTTACTTTTACTCAACTATTTTATGTTAAAAAAAGCTTGCAAGACGCACTTTTAGGTTCTGTTTCAGGTATAGTAGGTATGGTACCTGAAGGCCTGGTACTTCTAACTAGTGCAACCTTTGTGGTAGCTGTTAAAAGACTTTCTAAATGGGATACACTTATTCAAGAACTACCTGCTACAGAAGTTTTGGCAAGGGTAGATGTTTTGTGTTTAGATAAAACAGGGACTATAACTAAAGGTGATTTAAAAGTAACTGAGGTACAATGTTTGAACAATGAAGATATAAAGTATATAGATAAAATAATTGCTGCTATGGTTTATAGTTTTAAAAATGGAAATGCTACAGAAAAAGCATTGCTAGAAAAATATAAAAATAATCCTAACTTAAAAATAAAAAATAAAATACCATTTTCATCAAGGCGAAAATGGTCAGCGGTAGAATTTGAAGAAGAAGGAGTTTTTATATTAGGAGCCCCGGAAATGATATTAAAAGATAAATATAAAAATATAGAAAACAAGATAGGAAAAGCCGCTCAAGAAGGAAAAAGAGTATTACTTTTAGCAAGTTATGAAGGAAAAAATTTTAATGAAGATTTTAATGGAAATGTTAAAGAGACAGCTCTAATATTTATTGAGGACATAATAAGAGAAAATGCTGAGGAAATTATTAGTTATTTTAATAAAGAAAAAGTGGATCTAAAAATAATATCTGGAGACAATCCTATAACTGTATCCTCTATAGCTAAAAAAGTAGGAATAAGTAATGCAGAAAACTACATAGATGCTAGAGAATTACCAGAAAATGAAGAAGAGTTAAGGAAGGTCGTTGATAAGATTTCTGTTTTTGGAAGAGTTTCTCCACATCAAAAAAAGAGTATAGTAAAGGCTCTTAAAAGTAATGGTCATACTGTAGCTATGACTGGTGATGGCGTAAATGATGTGTTAGCATTAAAGGAATCAGATTGTGGTATTGCTATGGCTAGTGGTTCAGAAGCAACAAAAGCAGTAGCTCAATTAGTGCTTTTAAATTCAGATTTTTCAGCTATACCTCAGGTGGTCCTAGAAGGAAGAAAACTTATAAATAATTTAGAAAAGGTATCAGAATTATTTTTGTCAAAGACAGCTTATTTTATAATTTTATCTATAATATTTGCTCTATTAGTAAAACCATTTCCTATAATACCAATACAGCTTACATTAGTAGGATCATTAAGCATAGGAATACCATCATTTTTTCTAGCTATATCACCAAATGAAGATGTAATAAAAAAAGATTTTTTGAAAAGAGTATTAGGAGTTTCCATACCTAATGGTGTTTTAATAGGAATAAGCACGGCTTTAATATTTTTGTTAGGATATCATACAGGTTTATCATTAAATCAATGTAGAACATTATCTTTAGTAACCTTTGGTAGTTTAAGTTTATTTATTTTACTTAAAGTATCTAATCCACTAAATTTTTATAGAATTTCTATAGTTATTTCTATGACAATACTATTTGTATTAGCCTTTTTAATCCCCTTTACAAGAAGAATTTTTGTTATAGAATATTTTGGACTAGAATATATAGTCCCTATAATTTTTATATATTCTATAGCTATGGTTTTAATGTCAATTATACCTAAATTAAACAAGATGATATTTAAAAAAATTAATTTAAAGAAAAATATCAATAAATTATAA
- a CDS encoding heavy-metal-associated domain-containing protein, with protein sequence MKMKVSIEGMSCMHCVSHVEEALSGLKGISNINVSLKETFAEFDSTGEVSENDIKSAIEDFGYEFKGITTI encoded by the coding sequence ATGAAAATGAAAGTATCAATAGAAGGAATGAGTTGTATGCATTGTGTAAGTCATGTTGAGGAAGCACTTTCAGGCTTGAAAGGAATATCTAATATAAATGTTTCTTTAAAAGAAACATTTGCAGAGTTTGATAGTACTGGTGAAGTTAGCGAAAATGATATAAAATCAGCTATAGAAGACTTTGGCTATGAATTTAAAGGAATAACAACAATTTAA
- the cadA gene encoding cadmium-translocating P-type ATPase, translated as MKKLYFNIEGMTCAACAKAVERVSKKLEGVEEANVNIATEKLSIVFDDKKCNILDIEEAIEKAGYKAFLDGEHIILNIGGMTCAACAKAVERASKKLDGVLEANVNIATEKLDITFDKSKVSLNDIKNSIEKAGYKALEEISVEEERKGKEDAIKSLWKRFIISLIFAVPLITISMGSMMGLELPKIINPMHNPLNFGLIQLILVIPIILVGNKFFRVGFKSLVKGSPNMDSLISIGTSAAVLYGIFAIFQISKGNIHYAHDLYFESGATILTLITLGKYLEAVSKGKTSEAIKKLMALAPKNATIIRHNKEIIIPIEEVKIDDIVLVKPGEKLPVDGEIIDGSTTVDESMLTGESLPVEKHIGDIAVAGSINKHGVIKYKATKVGADTTLAQIIKLVEEAQGSKAPIARLADKISAYFVPTVITLAIISSLAWYISGESLIFSLTIFISVLVIACPCALGLATPTAIMVGTGKGAENGVLIKSGGALETAHKVQSIIFDKTGTITEGKPKVTNILVAEGVDEKYLLQVAATAEKGSEHPLGEAIVKKAEEENLELFQGKDFRAIPGKGIEVTIEDKKVFLGNLRLMEEYEIEIKDFMDKSHKLSKEGKTPMFIAIENKIKGIIAVADTLKENSKKAIEKLHNMGVEVVMITGDNKNTAEAIGKQVSIDKIFAEVLPSDKANWVKKIQQEGKIVAMVGDGINDAPALAQADIGIAIGSGTDVAIESADIVLIKSDLMDVPTALKLSRATIKNIKENLFWAFGYNVLGIPVAMGILHIFGGPLLNPMIAAAAMSFSSVSVLLNALRLRKFKA; from the coding sequence ATGAAAAAGTTATATTTTAATATAGAAGGAATGACCTGTGCGGCTTGTGCTAAAGCTGTGGAGAGAGTTTCTAAAAAATTAGAAGGTGTTGAAGAAGCTAATGTTAATATAGCAACAGAAAAGTTAAGTATAGTTTTTGATGATAAAAAATGTAATATTTTAGACATAGAAGAAGCTATAGAAAAGGCTGGGTACAAAGCTTTTTTAGATGGAGAGCATATAATTTTGAATATAGGAGGAATGACCTGTGCAGCTTGTGCTAAAGCTGTAGAAAGGGCTTCCAAAAAGTTAGATGGTGTTCTGGAAGCTAATGTTAATATAGCAACAGAAAAACTTGATATAACTTTTGATAAATCGAAAGTAAGCTTAAATGATATAAAAAATTCCATAGAAAAGGCTGGATATAAAGCTTTAGAAGAAATAAGTGTAGAAGAAGAAAGAAAAGGAAAAGAAGATGCAATTAAATCTTTATGGAAAAGATTTATAATTTCTTTAATATTTGCAGTGCCATTGATTACAATATCTATGGGAAGTATGATGGGATTAGAATTACCTAAAATTATTAATCCTATGCATAATCCTTTAAATTTTGGATTAATACAACTTATTTTGGTAATACCAATTATATTGGTAGGAAATAAGTTCTTTAGGGTAGGTTTTAAATCTTTAGTTAAAGGAAGTCCTAATATGGATTCCTTAATTTCTATAGGTACATCAGCAGCTGTATTGTATGGTATTTTTGCTATATTTCAAATATCTAAAGGGAATATACATTATGCACATGATTTATATTTTGAATCTGGAGCTACTATTTTAACCTTAATAACCTTAGGAAAGTATTTAGAAGCTGTATCTAAAGGAAAAACATCTGAAGCTATCAAAAAATTAATGGCATTAGCTCCTAAAAATGCAACAATAATAAGACACAATAAGGAAATAATAATTCCTATAGAAGAAGTTAAAATAGATGATATAGTTTTGGTTAAACCAGGAGAAAAGTTACCTGTAGATGGAGAGATCATTGATGGTTCCACAACAGTAGATGAATCTATGCTCACAGGAGAAAGTTTACCTGTAGAAAAACATATAGGAGATATAGCAGTAGCAGGAAGTATAAATAAACATGGAGTTATAAAATACAAAGCTACTAAAGTTGGAGCTGATACTACTTTAGCACAAATTATAAAACTTGTAGAAGAAGCTCAGGGAAGTAAAGCTCCTATTGCAAGGTTAGCAGATAAGATTTCTGCTTATTTTGTACCAACAGTAATAACTTTAGCTATAATTTCTTCCTTAGCTTGGTATATTAGTGGAGAATCTTTAATATTCTCATTAACTATATTCATTTCTGTATTAGTAATAGCTTGTCCTTGTGCCTTGGGATTAGCTACACCAACAGCTATTATGGTAGGTACAGGAAAAGGTGCTGAAAATGGTGTTCTTATAAAAAGTGGAGGAGCTTTAGAAACTGCTCATAAGGTTCAAAGTATTATATTCGATAAAACAGGAACTATTACAGAAGGAAAACCAAAGGTAACAAATATTTTGGTAGCTGAGGGAGTAGATGAAAAATATTTACTTCAAGTAGCAGCTACTGCAGAAAAAGGCTCAGAACATCCTTTAGGTGAGGCTATAGTAAAAAAAGCAGAAGAGGAAAATTTAGAATTATTTCAAGGTAAAGATTTTAGAGCAATACCTGGTAAAGGCATAGAGGTTACTATAGAGGATAAAAAAGTGTTTCTTGGAAATTTAAGACTTATGGAAGAATATGAGATAGAAATAAAGGACTTTATGGATAAATCTCATAAACTTTCAAAGGAAGGAAAAACTCCAATGTTTATAGCTATAGAAAATAAAATTAAAGGAATAATAGCTGTAGCAGACACTCTTAAAGAGAATAGCAAAAAAGCTATAGAAAAGCTTCATAATATGGGTGTGGAAGTAGTTATGATAACTGGAGATAATAAGAATACTGCAGAGGCTATAGGAAAGCAAGTAAGTATAGATAAGATCTTTGCAGAAGTTCTTCCTAGTGATAAAGCTAACTGGGTAAAAAAAATTCAACAAGAAGGAAAAATTGTAGCAATGGTAGGAGATGGAATTAATGATGCTCCAGCTTTAGCTCAAGCAGATATTGGTATAGCCATAGGATCTGGAACAGATGTAGCTATAGAATCTGCAGATATTGTACTTATTAAAAGCGATTTAATGGATGTACCAACAGCGCTTAAATTAAGCAGAGCTACTATAAAAAATATTAAAGAAAATCTATTTTGGGCTTTTGGATACAATGTTTTAGGAATTCCAGTTGCTATGGGTATTTTACACATTTTTGGAGGACCTCTTTTAAATCCAATGATTGCAGCAGCAGCTATGAGCTTTAGTTCAGTTTCAGTGCTTTTAAATGCTTTAAGATTAAGAAAATTTAAAGCTTAA
- a CDS encoding metal-sensing transcriptional repressor, which yields MNEEKKAALQALKTSKGQIEGIIKMIEEGRYCIDISNQMTAAQSLLKKANMLILKQHLNHCVKQAFLHDNGEEKVEEIIDTLTKLVGK from the coding sequence ATGAATGAAGAAAAAAAAGCAGCTCTACAGGCTTTAAAAACTTCTAAAGGACAAATTGAAGGAATAATAAAGATGATAGAAGAGGGTAGATATTGTATAGATATATCTAATCAAATGACGGCTGCTCAATCTTTATTAAAAAAAGCTAATATGCTTATTTTAAAACAACATCTTAACCATTGTGTAAAACAAGCTTTTCTTCATGACAATGGGGAAGAAAAGGTAGAGGAAATTATAGATACCTTAACTAAATTAGTTGGTAAATAG
- a CDS encoding DUF3267 domain-containing protein — protein sequence MNEKEYEKVDRTINLLKANLISIIFFILVFSINGAVYYKIWGESVRLIINGNNNMYMLVLIIIFIILHEFIHGISFSIAQGVTWKDIKLGFNIKTLTPYAHCKVPISANIYKMAILLPTIIVGFLPTIIGLVLGIKTLVFVGSFLIVCGTGDFMIYWVIRKYDEKALIYDHPVKAGCEVYLPKNNIIIKIN from the coding sequence ATGAATGAAAAAGAATATGAGAAAGTAGATAGAACAATAAACTTATTAAAGGCTAATCTGATTAGTATTATTTTCTTTATTCTAGTTTTTAGTATAAATGGTGCGGTGTATTATAAAATATGGGGAGAAAGTGTACGTTTAATAATTAATGGCAATAATAATATGTATATGCTTGTGTTAATTATAATTTTTATAATATTACATGAATTTATTCATGGCATAAGTTTTTCTATAGCACAAGGAGTTACTTGGAAGGATATAAAACTTGGGTTTAATATTAAAACTCTTACCCCTTATGCTCATTGTAAAGTTCCCATATCTGCTAATATATATAAAATGGCTATATTATTACCTACTATAATAGTTGGATTTTTACCTACAATAATAGGACTAGTTCTAGGAATAAAAACGCTTGTTTTTGTTGGTAGCTTTTTGATTGTCTGTGGTACAGGTGATTTTATGATCTACTGGGTAATTAGAAAATATGATGAAAAAGCCTTAATTTATGATCATCCAGTAAAGGCGGGCTGCGAAGTTTATTTACCAAAAAACAATATAATAATTAAAATTAATTGA
- a CDS encoding hydrolase, whose translation MKKKKFIIGIIIIFILIYILISNPIIYGEINKIKNKIYGKTLNNKFEVKIKSGNLSTDYDVDQVLKDINKFKLNTINVPVAINIKDLSSSDMSVDKESEKKAVELIKKLRWKKINIILEPYPWIDNGRLYETEWNPNDKKQFFGNWRNNVIKVLIDNIAVPYHVDALNVASNFVYIENEEDEWCSTIDFARKYYKGLITYRICWWYTAHWDVKTKEDYEKKLNNKLFSKIDFISVAAYFELIDKDTNRVEELTNAISHVPKYDRKQNIKEELYNFNKKWHKPIFFGELGFPRKNKAASEPWNPIPSNISNNEEQARCFEAYRRVFEKEPWFLGFSIFAIGENSADKNFYPSEETEKVIRNWYSNSQSK comes from the coding sequence GTGAAGAAGAAAAAATTTATAATAGGAATAATTATAATATTTATTCTGATTTATATATTAATTTCAAATCCAATTATTTATGGAGAAATAAATAAAATAAAGAATAAAATTTATGGAAAAACTTTAAATAATAAATTTGAAGTTAAAATAAAGTCTGGGAATCTGTCCACAGACTATGATGTAGATCAAGTGTTAAAGGATATAAATAAATTTAAATTAAATACAATAAATGTACCTGTAGCTATAAATATAAAAGACTTATCATCCAGTGATATGAGTGTAGACAAGGAAAGTGAAAAAAAAGCTGTAGAATTAATAAAAAAATTAAGATGGAAAAAAATAAACATAATATTAGAGCCTTATCCTTGGATAGATAATGGAAGGCTTTATGAAACGGAATGGAATCCTAATGATAAAAAACAATTTTTTGGAAATTGGCGAAACAATGTGATTAAGGTTTTAATAGATAATATAGCAGTCCCTTATCATGTAGATGCTTTAAATGTGGCTTCTAATTTTGTATATATTGAAAATGAAGAAGATGAGTGGTGTAGTACTATAGATTTTGCTAGAAAATACTATAAAGGACTTATAACTTATAGGATTTGTTGGTGGTATACAGCTCATTGGGATGTTAAAACTAAGGAAGATTATGAGAAAAAATTAAATAATAAATTATTTTCTAAAATAGATTTTATATCTGTAGCAGCTTATTTTGAACTTATAGATAAAGATACTAATAGAGTAGAAGAACTTACAAATGCTATAAGTCATGTACCAAAATATGATAGAAAACAAAATATAAAAGAAGAGTTATATAATTTTAATAAAAAATGGCATAAACCTATTTTCTTTGGAGAGTTAGGTTTTCCGAGAAAAAATAAGGCAGCCTCTGAACCTTGGAATCCTATACCGTCAAATATTTCTAATAATGAAGAACAGGCTAGGTGTTTTGAAGCTTATAGGAGAGTTTTTGAAAAGGAACCTTGGTTTTTAGGTTTTTCTATTTTTGCTATAGGAGAAAATAGTGCTGATAAAAACTTTTATCCTTCAGAAGAAACTGAAAAGGTAATTAGAAACTGGTATAGTAATTCACAGAGTAAATAA
- a CDS encoding cellulose biosynthesis cyclic di-GMP-binding regulatory protein BcsB, with protein MKKILRIIIIIMVVFLGNIISAQNVMAAPDKSKNFRIEKDINMEGVFGSNVFFFNIDREWKVDNVYLNLIFTESELLDKTQSSLTVYINNSPVYSMKVGDKKKYKENIKINIPKDKLIHGYNEVKIKIYSRISEKPCTDDVNSGNWFIIHKGSYVHVDFKDREDTKTLKEFPFPYLKDSDENPANSMIIVSDDFSKEEITSAMMLCSNFGSKRKSDNVNVKVYKISEANLKNKLDIIFIGNKSNTPKEFLALLSKEEIDRIDKDAIIKEVTSPYNSNKKLLLLISNNEKNIIKASKLLCSKDYMKQVDKDTIIINDSMDVEDIKEEKWNKVVLSHLGYDNVILKGPFKQEATFNLNIPKDRFIKEGSKIVINNRYSKNIDFDRSLITVYINDNPVSSKKLNSKYADNDSFEINIPKDIRNTSNYEIKVVFNLEIKDLFCTFREEENPWAYILNSSYIYTPYKEGRNAVFENYPNPFISNGEINNLTLVLSDNITSKELNFAGNIMTNIGHDLNNNNGELSVVSAKDLSSKLKKNNLIFIGTPSANSAIKNLNNNLHIKFNKNFSGFLSNEKMKFFQDYGGELASIQLIESPYNKDNNAMIVTSTDTKDLVLAQKYLSDVSLVKSLKGNGITIDRDGTINYSYFGDKYDKEEQEDSNISKFKNISLNSNIKNLLIFFIFIMFILVVGAILFIRKYKRKN; from the coding sequence ATGAAAAAAATTTTAAGAATAATAATTATTATTATGGTGGTTTTCCTAGGAAATATTATAAGTGCACAAAATGTAATGGCGGCTCCAGATAAATCTAAAAATTTTAGAATAGAAAAAGATATTAATATGGAAGGTGTCTTTGGAAGTAATGTATTTTTCTTTAATATAGACAGAGAGTGGAAAGTAGATAATGTTTATTTAAATCTAATTTTTACAGAAAGTGAACTTTTAGATAAGACTCAATCTTCATTAACAGTTTATATAAATAATTCTCCTGTATATTCCATGAAAGTTGGAGATAAAAAGAAATATAAAGAAAATATAAAAATTAATATACCAAAGGATAAATTGATTCATGGATATAATGAAGTAAAAATTAAAATTTATAGTAGAATATCAGAAAAACCTTGTACAGATGACGTAAATAGTGGAAACTGGTTTATAATTCATAAAGGTTCTTATGTACATGTAGATTTTAAAGATAGAGAAGATACCAAAACTCTTAAAGAGTTTCCTTTTCCTTATTTAAAAGACAGTGATGAAAATCCAGCTAATAGTATGATTATAGTATCAGATGATTTTTCGAAAGAGGAAATAACATCTGCTATGATGCTTTGTTCTAATTTTGGATCAAAAAGAAAATCTGATAATGTAAATGTAAAAGTTTATAAAATTTCAGAGGCTAATCTAAAGAATAAATTAGATATAATTTTTATAGGCAACAAGAGCAATACCCCTAAAGAATTTTTAGCTTTACTATCTAAAGAAGAAATAGATAGGATAGATAAAGATGCTATTATCAAAGAAGTTACTTCACCTTATAACTCTAATAAAAAATTATTGCTTTTAATATCTAATAATGAAAAAAATATTATAAAAGCTTCAAAGTTGTTATGTAGTAAAGATTATATGAAACAAGTAGATAAGGATACTATAATAATTAATGATAGTATGGATGTGGAAGATATAAAAGAAGAAAAATGGAATAAAGTAGTATTATCACATTTAGGGTATGATAATGTAATTTTAAAAGGACCTTTTAAACAGGAAGCAACTTTTAATTTGAATATTCCTAAAGATAGATTTATAAAAGAAGGTTCAAAAATAGTTATAAATAACAGATATTCTAAAAACATAGATTTTGACAGGTCTCTTATAACAGTTTATATAAATGATAATCCTGTGAGTAGTAAAAAACTAAATAGTAAATATGCAGATAATGATAGTTTTGAAATAAATATTCCCAAAGATATTAGAAATACTAGCAATTATGAAATAAAAGTAGTGTTTAATTTAGAAATTAAAGATTTATTTTGTACTTTTAGAGAAGAGGAAAATCCTTGGGCTTATATATTAAATAGTTCTTACATTTATACTCCTTATAAGGAGGGGCGAAATGCTGTATTTGAAAATTATCCAAATCCATTTATATCTAATGGAGAAATTAATAATCTAACATTAGTACTTTCAGATAATATTACGTCTAAAGAACTTAATTTTGCAGGTAATATAATGACAAATATAGGCCATGATTTAAATAATAATAATGGTGAATTAAGTGTAGTATCAGCAAAGGATTTATCATCTAAACTTAAGAAAAATAATTTAATATTCATAGGAACACCAAGTGCCAATTCTGCTATAAAAAACTTAAATAATAATTTACACATTAAATTTAATAAAAATTTTAGTGGATTTCTATCTAATGAAAAAATGAAATTTTTTCAGGATTATGGTGGTGAATTGGCATCTATTCAACTTATAGAATCCCCTTATAATAAAGATAATAATGCTATGATAGTAACATCAACTGATACTAAAGATTTAGTTTTAGCACAAAAATATTTAAGTGATGTATCTTTAGTAAAAAGTCTTAAAGGTAATGGTATAACTATAGACAGGGATGGAACAATTAATTATTCATATTTTGGAGATAAATATGACAAAGAAGAACAAGAAGATAGTAATATCAGTAAATTTAAAAATATAAGTTTAAACTCTAATATAAAAAATTTATTAATATTTTTTATATTTATAATGTTTATTTTAGTAGTAGGTGCTATATTATTTATAAGAAAATATAAGAGAAAGAATTAA
- a CDS encoding glycosyltransferase family 2 protein yields MKGLNWIDYCFIYSLVSIWMLLLINIILSLFGYKYYLKTLNSELKELKDEEYPNVSILVPAHNEEKVIGRTVRSILLLSYPKNKMELIVINDNSSDNTKRILEQIQKEYESYNFKIINTDNTTGGKGKSNALNIGYKHSSGDFIAVYDADNTPDKNALKYLIENIIDDESLGAVIGKFRTRNKERNMLTRFINIETLSFQWMCQAGRWNLLNLCTIPGTNFVVRKDIIQKLNGWDPKAIAEDTEISFRIYELGYKIKFVPYSVTWEQEPENLKVWFKQRTRWAKGNIYVLLKYFKNIFKKSRRNIIFDIFYFFSVYFLFLSSVLISDILFIMGVFFNINLNVTGNFNVLWILAYVLFVLEVSLTLTLEKGESNRRNLMLVPIMYFTYCQMWMIVALKGIIQYIRDKLFKKEVRWYKTERF; encoded by the coding sequence ATGAAAGGTTTAAATTGGATAGATTATTGCTTTATTTACTCTTTAGTTTCCATATGGATGCTATTACTTATAAATATAATTTTATCCTTGTTTGGATATAAATATTATTTAAAGACTTTAAACAGTGAACTTAAAGAATTAAAAGATGAAGAATATCCTAATGTATCTATATTAGTACCTGCTCATAACGAGGAAAAAGTAATAGGAAGAACAGTAAGATCTATTTTGCTTTTAAGTTACCCTAAAAATAAAATGGAACTTATTGTTATAAATGATAATTCATCAGATAACACTAAAAGAATATTGGAACAGATTCAAAAAGAATATGAGTCTTATAATTTTAAAATAATAAATACAGATAATACAACAGGAGGAAAAGGAAAATCCAATGCTTTAAATATAGGATATAAGCATTCAAGTGGAGATTTTATAGCTGTATATGATGCAGATAATACTCCAGATAAAAATGCATTAAAATATCTTATAGAAAATATAATTGATGATGAAAGTTTAGGAGCAGTCATAGGAAAATTTAGAACTAGAAATAAAGAAAGAAATATGTTAACAAGATTTATAAATATAGAAACTTTAAGCTTTCAATGGATGTGCCAAGCAGGAAGATGGAATTTGTTAAATTTATGCACTATACCAGGAACTAATTTTGTAGTAAGAAAGGATATAATACAGAAACTTAATGGATGGGATCCAAAGGCTATAGCAGAAGATACAGAAATAAGCTTTAGAATATATGAATTAGGATATAAAATAAAATTTGTTCCATATTCTGTGACTTGGGAACAAGAACCGGAAAATTTAAAAGTATGGTTTAAACAAAGGACTAGATGGGCTAAAGGTAATATTTATGTGCTTTTAAAATATTTTAAAAATATATTCAAGAAAAGTAGACGAAATATAATATTTGATATTTTCTATTTTTTTTCAGTATACTTTTTATTTTTATCTTCTGTATTGATATCTGATATTCTATTTATTATGGGCGTTTTTTTTAATATAAATTTAAATGTTACTGGAAATTTTAATGTTCTCTGGATATTGGCTTATGTGCTGTTTGTTTTGGAAGTAAGTTTGACTCTCACATTAGAAAAAGGGGAAAGCAATAGAAGGAACTTAATGCTTGTACCTATTATGTATTTCACATATTGTCAAATGTGGATGATAGTTGCTTTAAAAGGAATAATTCAATATATTCGTGATAAATTATTCAAAAAAGAAGTTAGATGGTACAAAACAGAAAGATTCTAA